One Rhododendron vialii isolate Sample 1 chromosome 2a, ASM3025357v1 genomic region harbors:
- the LOC131311461 gene encoding protein FAR1-RELATED SEQUENCE 9-like encodes MSTTQRSESMNKFFKDFVHSSMLVSDFVYQYEKTLDKRYQSQKEKDVETRTIKAILKTGYKIEAEVAKVYTRKIFKFFQEEFFSCQKQQVSKYHEEGGSEIYKVVPNGNESPTYEAHSCPLQKQSGHTKTTCPLQKQAL; translated from the exons ATGTCGACAACACAAAGGAGTGAGAGCATGAACAAATTTTTCAAAGATTTTGTACATTCTAGTATGTTGGTTAGTGATTTTGTTTACCAATATGAGAAAACATTGGACAAAAGATATCAAAGCCAGAAGGAAAAAGATGTGGAAACAAGAACCATAAAGGCAATTTTAAAGACAGGTTACAAAATAGAGGCAGAGGTGGCAAAGGTTTATACAAGaaaaatttttaaattctttCAAGAGGAATTTTTCTCATGTCAAAAGCAGCAAGTATCTAAATATCATGAAGAAGGAGGGAGCGAGATCTATAAGGTGGTGCCAAATGGGAATGAAAGTCCAACATATGAG GCACATTCTTGTCCTCTACAAAAGCAATCGGGccatacaaaaactacttgccCTCTACAAAAGCAAGCATTGTAA